The sequence TCCACCCCGGCTGACATAAGGATGGACATTTTCCTTTATTGTAATAATAGAATCAACATCCACTTTGACACCGGGTTTGTCTTCCTTTTTGTCGTTTACAAACACCACCCCGGCCATTATAGAGCTTTTTGCCTTTTCCCTGCTTTGAAAAAATCCTCTGTTTACCAAAAGAACATCCAGTCTTTCCTTTTTCAAAAAAACCTTCCTCCGAACATTGAACATTATTATTAAATTTATTATTTAGTGCTTCATTCAGTTTATCTTATGGCTCGGAATTCTTTCACTTTGCTTTTATTTATCAGTTTTAAAACATCATTGAAAATGGAATCCGGATCCAGTCTGTACATATGCACCAGTTCTTTGATAGAGCCATGAGGAATAAAAGCATCCGGATATCCAAACATTCTTGTAGTGACATTTATCCCCTTCTGGTTTATTGTTTCCAAAACTCTGCTTCCAAATCCACCCTCAACGGTATTATCCTCTATTGTTACAAGTCTTTTTGTTTTAAGTACGGAATTTATAATGGTATTTGAATCAAGGGGCTTTATAAATCTGCAATAAATCACATCCGCAGACAAACCTGTCTCCTTAAGCTTTTCGGCAACCTTCATGGCCACTTCCACCTTGTTGCCGACAGCCGCAATGGTAACATCATTTCCTTCACTTATAAGCAGAGATTGTCCCAACTTTATGTCAGGGGTGTCAAAAAGCTTTTCAGGTCCTGCTCCTCTCGGGTACCTTATCGCTATCGGACCGCTATGCTCCAGTACGGCATACTCAAGCATTTTGGCAAGCTCATTATAATCACAGGGAGCAAGAATGGTCATATTTGGTATATGTCTTAAAAAAGATATGTCATAAATTCCCTGATGTGTCTCCCCGTCTTCCCCGACTATTCCGGCCCTGTCTATCGCAAAAACCACATGCAGATTTTGAAGAGCCACATCATGCACTACCTGGTCATAGGCTCTCTGGAGAAAAGACGAATAAAGAGCTATGACCGGAATCATCCCGTTTTTTGCAAGCCCGGCACCAAAAGTTACCGCATGTTGCTCGGCTATGCCAACGTCAAAAAACCTTTCCGGAAATCTCTTTGAAAATTTGATAAGACCTGTTCCATGAGGCATTGCAGCCGTAAGAGCAACAACCCTTTCTTCTTTTTCAGCAATCCTGACAATTTCACTTCCAAATACATCGGAATATCCCGGAACTTTATTAGCAATAACCTCCCCCGTCTCAACCTCAAAGGGCGAGATGCCGTGAAAAACAGCCGGATTTTTTTCCGCGTAAGTGTAACCTCTTCCTTTTTGGGTACATACATGCACCAGTACAGGTCCTTTGGTGTTTTTGGCTCTTGTAAGAACGTTTTCCAGTTCGGCAATATTATGTCCGTCAATAGGTCCTAAATATTTAAAACCGAGTTCTTCAAACACTATTCCCGGCATAATCATGTATTTTATGGTGCCTTTGACCCTGCCAAGTGCTTTGACCGCGCTTTTTCCGATTGCCGGTATTTTGTTTAAAATAATGTCTATATCTTCTTTAACTTTAAAATAGAAGGGTTCTGTTCGAATTTTGCTCAAATAAACTGAAAGCCCTCCTACATTTTTCGAAATTGACATTTCATTATCATTTAATACAACAATAAGATTATTCGGTGACCTTCCCGCATCATTCAATGCTTCAAAAGCCATTCCTCCGGTCAGGGCACCGTCTCCGATAACGGCAACAACCGAATATTTTTCTTTTCTTAAATCCCTTGCTTTTGCAATACCCAGGGCTGCAGATATGGAAGTACTGCTGTGCCCGGTATTGAAAGCATCATACTCACTTTCCGCCGATTTTGGAAAACCGGAAAGTCCGCCAAGCTTTCTTATGGTGTCAAACCTGTCTTTTCTTCCGGTGATAATCTTATGAACATAGCATTGATGACCTACATCCCATATAATTTTATCCTCCGGAGTGTTAAACACCCTGTGAAGCGCAAGGGTCAACTCTACGACTCCCAAGTTGGAAGCAAGATGCCCGCCTGTTTTTGAGACCTTTTCAATAAGAAAAGACCTAATCTCGCCTGCAAGTTGCTTTAACTGTTCCAAATTCAGTTTTTTTATATCATCAGGGAAATTAATACTGTCCAATACAGATTCCACCCTGGTATCATCTCTCTTTCAAACCGTATCTTTTTTATTTTGTTTGTTTTTATTTTTGTTTGTTTTGCGGTCGTCACTTTTTTGACCGTTTTGTTTGAACTTTTTATTTGTCATCTGCCGGTTTTTATGCTTTCTTTTTTTCTTTTTAATGCCAAATCTCCCTGTCAAAAACTTAGCTATAACCCCGACTTTATAAACAATATAGTCGCAATTTTCAATGGCAATGGTTTTACCAATGGCTTTTCCCCCAATGGTAAGAGCCGCAACAAAGCCTGCAAAACTCAATTCCACCAGGAAGGCAACAATCCCGCCGACTGACTGGGAGACCTTGAAAACTATAAAAGCACTTGCAGTACCGCTTATTACTCCGCATATATCTCCCACCACATCATTGCAAAAACTCGATACCTTGTTTGCATTCCTAATGAGCCTTATGGCCTGTTTAGCACCATAATATTTTCTTGAGGCCATAGCATGAAAAGGAGATTCATCCGCCGATGTCACCGCAATTCCGATTATATCAAAAATAATTCCTATAAATACAATAACAAGCACAATCAAAATTGAAAAAAAAATATTAACATCCCCAAGCAAATTTGATGACACAAACGAAAGACTTGAGGACAGTACAAAAGCCAATATTGTTATAAGTACAATCCATCGTATATTTCCATTTTTCGAACCTAAAATATTTATGCGAAACTTCATCTTTTTTTCATGGGAAGGATGTTTATAACCATCATCCACCTAATATTTTCCTCCTAAAAACAAAAATATGTAAAAAACCAAACAAAGTAATCCATTTAAACGCTATAATACAGGGTGGCATTATGCTGAGTAAATTTTGCGGCTTAGGTCAGGCATGATTTCCACAGAAGGTACTGAATGTCGCCATTTCAGCGGTTTCCCTTTAAACCTTCAGCCGCCCCTTTAAAGGGAGCGGGGCCTGATTACCACTTAGTCCACACTTCAATCCCCAGCATAACTCGCTTAACGAACAGTCTAGGGGCTTTCCCCGACAGTCTATCCGGTTCCTAGCCTCTTTTGCAAGATTGGTTTCAAACTGCTATAGTGTATATGTATCGGCCAATACCTATACACCTGACCATTATCCGCCAACCTCACTCAAGGCAGGCTACTCTGTCCACAACACCAATAAATGGTATCGCAAAACAGGTTCTCTCCCGGCTCGTAGAAGTGTTTACACACTGACAAAATTATTATGCTTGCAGTGTACTTTACTCCCACAAGGTCGGGTCTCCACGGTAAAGGGGTCAATGCCCGCATGCCATTGCGGGTTGCCCCTAAACCTTAACTCCCAGCACCAGCCCACCACTGGGCGTAGCAAGCCAGCACAAGGAACTTCATCGATGTGCCCTTTAACGGATTTTTAGGCCCGTCTTCAGAACCGGTAGTACTGACTAGAATACTGCACCACCCTGTCTTACAAGCATTTTCGCATTGATTCGCTTTCTATTCATTTGTTTTTGCAGTTAAGTTCCTATGGCTTAAAATTATATCACACAAAAAGAAACGTTTAAAGAATGACATTCTGTAAAAAATACTCCAATAAACATTAATAAAAGCTTTTACTTTGCTTCTATCTAAATTATACATCAAATATTTTACGTATGCTAGCTTATGCAAAACACAGCCCTATCAGCATGCCCAACATGGCACCTACAAACACCTCAAACGGGGAGTGCCCTATAAGCTCTTTCAAATTTTCATCAAAATTTTTCCTGTCTTCGTCTTTTTGAGAAAAAATAAGTTTATTCAATACTTTTGCCTGTTTTCCCGCCGCTCTTCTCACTCCTGCGGCATCATACATAACAATTGCGGCCACCGCAGCCGATATCCCAAACTCTACCGAATCTAATCCCCTCATTTTTCCGACCACAGTTGCAAGAGAAACAATAAATGAGGAATGAGAACTCGGCATGCCGCCTGAACCGATAAACCTGGTAAAATCCAGTTTTCTTTCAACAACAATGACATTAACCACCTTCAAAAACTGTGCTACGAACCATGCAATCATGGGTACGGTAACAGTCTTGTTGGACAATATGCTATATACTATTTTCACCTACACACCCCCGCCAACCAATTAACTGATGATAGAATCAATTTTCCCTTTCCAGCAAATATTTCGCAAGACTTCTTAAAAAATCCGCTTTTTCCCCGAACTTTTCAAGGGCATCAACGGCCTTTTTCGTGACATCGGAAAGTATTTCCTTTGATTTTTCCAAACCGTAAACGGTAACATATGTGGATTTGTTATTATCGGCATCGCTGCCAACCTTTTTGCCAAGTTTCTCACTGCTGCCTTCCACATCCAATATGTCATCCTTTATCTGAAAGGCCAGACCAAGGTTTTCGGCAAACTCATCAAGTTTTTGAATATCATCCGCATCCGCTCCGCACAATATGGCCGCCGAAACCACCGGCGCCTTTATCAGCGCTCCGGTTTTCAGTCTGTGCATACGATTTAAAATCTCATTGTCCACTTGCTTTCCTTCCGACTCAAGATCAATAACCTGTCCCGCAATCATGCCGTTCATCCCTGCGGCTTTCGCAATTACTGCCGCCGCTTTTGACTTTCTCTCCATGTCACCGTTTTTTATTATATTCTCCAGCATAATCTCAAATGCCAGGTTTAAAAGACCGTCGCCTGCAAGTATTGCCAACGCTTCGCCATATACCTTGTGATTTGTGGGCCTGCCCCTCCTGAAATCGTCATTGTCCATGGCCGGAAGATCATCATGTATGAGAGAATATGTATGAATCATCTCAACGGCGCACGCAAAGGGAAGCACTTGTTCAACACTTCCTCCCAGCATATCGCATACCGCAAGGGAAAGAACGGGCCGAAGCCTCTTTCCTCCCGCCATGAGACTGTATCTCATTGCGCTGTACAAAGACTTTTCAGGAAGCTCATTTTGAACAATACACCTGTCAAGATATTCATTTACTATATCTGCATATTTTTCCAGTTGCTGTTTAAATTCCACTTTTATCATCACCCATCTTGATAAAATCTTCCTCCCTTACCGTTCCATTTTCATCTTCTATCAGGATAGACACTCTTTTTTCCATTTCATCAAGCATTTTGCTAAGATCTTTTGACAGCATCATCCCTTTTTGAAACATTTCAATGGACTCGTCCAAAGGTAGTTCCCCTTTTTCAAGCTGCTTTACTATTTCCTCAAGCTCTTTCAATGATTCTTCAAAACTTTTTTTCATCCGCCTTTACCCGCCTTTCCGTGACGACAAAATTTAATCATCATTCAATTCCTTCTTCCTTACCGTGCAGTAAAGCCTTCCGTCTTTCACACTCACTTCAATTCCTTCTCCGACATCCACATCGTTAACGGATTTTACAAAAATCCCTTTTTCTTCCGACTTTATAATTCCGTATCCCCTTGATAATATAGTAAGGGGGCTTAATGCGTCAAGTTTTCCTATCAAAAATCCAAGCTTTGATCCTGCCCTCTCTAAAGAAGCAAACATGCTCTTTTTCAAGTCCCTGTTTAAAATGTCCAGCTTCATTCTTTCCTGATATATTCTGTCATATGGCTGCCTGAAAACTACTGAATCGGCAAGTTTTTTAAGCATATCCCTTTTTTGCTTTACATTTCTTTGAAGTGCGTCCACCATCCTGACATTAAGCTCTCTTATTCTGTTTATAATAGTTACTTTTTCAGGCATTACCAATTCGGCGGCCGCTGATGGAGTGGGCGCCCTTAAATCTGCAACAAAATCCGCTATTGTATAGTCCGTCTCATGTCCCACGGCCGATATTACCGGTATGGAAGAATTAAATATGCTTCTTGCCACTATTTCCTCGTTAAACGGCCATAATTCCTCCAAAGAGCCTCCACCTCTGGCAAGGATAATGACATCCACACCGCCGATTTCATTCAATTTGCTTATCGCATGGCTTATTTCCAAAGCGGCGGTTTCACCCTGGACCCTGACAGGAAATATCTTTATATATGAATTATAGAACCGTCTGTCCAAAATATTCATAATATCTCTGATAACCGAACCGGTGGCAGAGGTAACCACTCCTATTGTCCTCGGCATAAACGGTATCTTTTTCTTGTGTGCCGGATCAAAAAGACCTTCGCTTGCAAGTCTTCTCTTTAGCTGTTCAAAAGCAATATAAAGGTCTCCTATACCGTCATTTTGCATTTCCTCAGCATAGAGCTGATATTGTCCGTCCCTTTCAAATACCGAAATATAGCCCTTTACTATCACCTTCATGCCGTTTTCAGGCATAAATTTAAGGTGCAAGTTGTATGTTCTGAACATCACACATTTTAGTGAACAGTTCTCATCCTTAAGGGTAAAATACATATGACCCGAAGAATGATATTTAAAATTCGATATTTCGCCTCTAACCCAAAGATTTGACAGGATCAGATCCCTTGACATGATTTCCTTGATATATCTGTTGACTGCTGAAACCGTTAATATGTTGTCACAATTGTCAGAAAAAAACTCCCCCATCTATCTCCACCTTGAATATTATTTTTAAAATTCCTCTCACAATCTCTTATTCCTCGTCTCTGTTCTCATTTCCGTCTGCTGACATAAGTTTCACTTTGACAACTTTCCCCAAAATTCCGTTTATAAAGGAGCCGCTTTCTTCCCCGCTGTAGTTCTTTGCCAGTTCGACAGCCTCGTTGATGGCCACGGTGAACGGTATGTCATCCCTATGGCACATTTCATATATGGCAAGCCTTAAAATTGCAAGGTCAACCTTTGAAATTCTGGACAG comes from Acetivibrio thermocellus ATCC 27405 and encodes:
- the dxs gene encoding 1-deoxy-D-xylulose-5-phosphate synthase → MDSINFPDDIKKLNLEQLKQLAGEIRSFLIEKVSKTGGHLASNLGVVELTLALHRVFNTPEDKIIWDVGHQCYVHKIITGRKDRFDTIRKLGGLSGFPKSAESEYDAFNTGHSSTSISAALGIAKARDLRKEKYSVVAVIGDGALTGGMAFEALNDAGRSPNNLIVVLNDNEMSISKNVGGLSVYLSKIRTEPFYFKVKEDIDIILNKIPAIGKSAVKALGRVKGTIKYMIMPGIVFEELGFKYLGPIDGHNIAELENVLTRAKNTKGPVLVHVCTQKGRGYTYAEKNPAVFHGISPFEVETGEVIANKVPGYSDVFGSEIVRIAEKEERVVALTAAMPHGTGLIKFSKRFPERFFDVGIAEQHAVTFGAGLAKNGMIPVIALYSSFLQRAYDQVVHDVALQNLHVVFAIDRAGIVGEDGETHQGIYDISFLRHIPNMTILAPCDYNELAKMLEYAVLEHSGPIAIRYPRGAGPEKLFDTPDIKLGQSLLISEGNDVTIAAVGNKVEVAMKVAEKLKETGLSADVIYCRFIKPLDSNTIINSVLKTKRLVTIEDNTVEGGFGSRVLETINQKGINVTTRMFGYPDAFIPHGSIKELVHMYRLDPDSIFNDVLKLINKSKVKEFRAIR
- a CDS encoding divergent PAP2 family protein; this translates as MKIVYSILSNKTVTVPMIAWFVAQFLKVVNVIVVERKLDFTRFIGSGGMPSSHSSFIVSLATVVGKMRGLDSVEFGISAAVAAIVMYDAAGVRRAAGKQAKVLNKLIFSQKDEDRKNFDENLKELIGHSPFEVFVGAMLGMLIGLCFA
- a CDS encoding polyprenyl synthetase family protein, producing the protein MIKVEFKQQLEKYADIVNEYLDRCIVQNELPEKSLYSAMRYSLMAGGKRLRPVLSLAVCDMLGGSVEQVLPFACAVEMIHTYSLIHDDLPAMDNDDFRRGRPTNHKVYGEALAILAGDGLLNLAFEIMLENIIKNGDMERKSKAAAVIAKAAGMNGMIAGQVIDLESEGKQVDNEILNRMHRLKTGALIKAPVVSAAILCGADADDIQKLDEFAENLGLAFQIKDDILDVEGSSEKLGKKVGSDADNNKSTYVTVYGLEKSKEILSDVTKKAVDALEKFGEKADFLRSLAKYLLEREN
- a CDS encoding exodeoxyribonuclease VII small subunit, which gives rise to MKKSFEESLKELEEIVKQLEKGELPLDESIEMFQKGMMLSKDLSKMLDEMEKRVSILIEDENGTVREEDFIKMGDDKSGI
- the xseA gene encoding exodeoxyribonuclease VII large subunit, encoding MGEFFSDNCDNILTVSAVNRYIKEIMSRDLILSNLWVRGEISNFKYHSSGHMYFTLKDENCSLKCVMFRTYNLHLKFMPENGMKVIVKGYISVFERDGQYQLYAEEMQNDGIGDLYIAFEQLKRRLASEGLFDPAHKKKIPFMPRTIGVVTSATGSVIRDIMNILDRRFYNSYIKIFPVRVQGETAALEISHAISKLNEIGGVDVIILARGGGSLEELWPFNEEIVARSIFNSSIPVISAVGHETDYTIADFVADLRAPTPSAAAELVMPEKVTIINRIRELNVRMVDALQRNVKQKRDMLKKLADSVVFRQPYDRIYQERMKLDILNRDLKKSMFASLERAGSKLGFLIGKLDALSPLTILSRGYGIIKSEEKGIFVKSVNDVDVGEGIEVSVKDGRLYCTVRKKELNDD
- the nusB gene encoding transcription antitermination factor NusB; translation: MGRRASREIAMKLIYQLEIQKDSREEQINNTLEQYDLNENDREYILDVVKGVFKNQEEIDGTIEKFSKGWKLSRISKVDLAILRLAIYEMCHRDDIPFTVAINEAVELAKNYSGEESGSFINGILGKVVKVKLMSADGNENRDEE